In Spea bombifrons isolate aSpeBom1 chromosome 12, aSpeBom1.2.pri, whole genome shotgun sequence, the following proteins share a genomic window:
- the KDELR1 gene encoding ER lumen protein-retaining receptor 1 — MNVFRFLGDISHLSAIIILLLKIWKTRSCAGISGKSQILFAVVFTTRYLDLFTNFISLYNTSMKMVYIASSYATVWMIYSKFKATYDGNHDTFRVEFLMVPTAILAFLVNHDFSPLEILWTFSIYLESVAILPQLFMVSKTGEAETITSHYLFALGIYRTLYLFNWIWRYYFEGFFDLIAIVAGLVQTILYCDFFYLYITKVLKGKKLSLPA; from the exons ATGAATGTCTTTAGGTTCCTTGGGGACATTTCCCATCTCTCGGCCATCATCATCCTGCTGCTGAAGATCTGGAAAACCAGGTCCTGCGCCG GTATCTCCGGGAAGAGTCAGATCCTTTTTGCAGTTGTATTCACTACTCGATACCTAGACCTGTTTACAAATTTCATTTCTCTTTACAATACGTCAATGAAG ATGGTGTATATCGCTAGTTCTTATGCTACAGTATGGATGATCTACAGCAAATTCAAAGCTACGTATGATGGAAACCATGATACCTTCCGCGTGGAATTCCTTATGGTTCCTACAGCCATCCTGGCCTTTCTTGTTAACCATGACTTTAGTCCCCTGGAG ATTCTGTGGACCTTCTCTATCTACCTGGAGTCTGTTGCCATATTGCCCCAGCTGTTTATGGTTAGTAAGACTGGTGAAGCAGAGACCATCACTAGCCACTACCTCTTTGCTTTGGGTATCTACCGCACCCTGTATCTCTTCAACTGGATATGGCGCTACTACTTTGAGGGATTCTTTGATCTCATTGCCATTGTTGCTGGGCTGGTACAGACCATACTCTACTGCGACTTCTTTTACCTGTACATTACCAAAG TTTTAAAGGGGAAGAAGCTCAGCTTGCCGGCATAA